The Halobacteriovoraceae bacterium genome includes a region encoding these proteins:
- a CDS encoding serine protein kinase yields the protein MANIDIDSFMKDNYKREDFTHLHWSGTFQEYLDFVTKNPKVTRNAFQRIHDMIMSFGTSKYLEYKKEITRYHFFDDPVGNGKDAVFGIDVHLMKLVNFFKSASAGYGTEKRVLLLHGPVGSAKSSIARLLKKGLEHYSRTDEGSMYTYEWVDDEETEILGGQKVFISPMHEEPLKLIPLSVRKQFLQSLNKGIDGFKINVRGEVNPADRYIFSKYMEKYDGDWSRVMSHIRVKRLLLSEKDRVGIGTFQPKDEKNQDSTELTGDINYRKIAQYGSDSDPRAFNFDGEFNIANRGIVEFIEMLKLDVAFLYDLLGASQEQSIKPKKFAQTDIDEVILGHTNEPEFRKLQNNEFMEALRDRTVKIDVPYITRLDQEVRIYQRDFNAEKIPHVHIAPHTLEMASTWAVLTRMEEPKKTDLTKLQKLKLYNGKTLPGYNEDNVKELRKEAVREGLDGISPRYIQDKISNALVKNSHVGCLNPFMVFNELEAGLKHHSLINSSEKQDSFKEMLNTARQEYEDTVKNDVQKAISVDETAIQTLCANYIDNVKAYTQKEKVRNKYSNRLEDADERFMRSIEEKIDIPDSRKEDFRREIMNYIGALAIEGKSFDYKMNERLHRALELKLFEDQKDSIKLTTIISKVVDKETQEKIDVIKSRLIKNHGYCEICATDALNFVASIFAKGDSTKS from the coding sequence ATGGCCAACATTGATATTGATAGTTTTATGAAGGACAATTACAAACGTGAAGATTTTACTCATCTACATTGGTCTGGAACTTTCCAAGAATATCTCGATTTTGTTACAAAAAATCCCAAAGTAACCAGAAACGCTTTTCAAAGAATTCATGATATGATCATGTCATTCGGAACAAGCAAATATTTAGAATATAAAAAAGAAATTACTAGGTATCACTTCTTTGACGATCCTGTAGGAAATGGTAAAGACGCTGTGTTTGGGATTGATGTTCATCTAATGAAACTTGTAAACTTTTTCAAGTCAGCTTCGGCAGGGTATGGAACTGAAAAAAGAGTCCTTTTGCTTCACGGTCCTGTGGGGTCAGCAAAATCTTCAATTGCTAGACTTCTTAAAAAAGGACTTGAGCATTACTCCAGAACAGATGAAGGTTCAATGTATACCTATGAATGGGTAGATGATGAAGAAACAGAAATTTTAGGAGGACAAAAAGTTTTTATTTCTCCAATGCATGAAGAACCACTTAAATTGATTCCTTTAAGCGTTCGAAAACAATTTCTTCAAAGTTTAAATAAAGGAATTGATGGTTTCAAAATAAATGTACGTGGCGAAGTAAACCCAGCAGACAGATATATATTTTCAAAATATATGGAAAAATATGATGGCGATTGGTCTCGTGTGATGTCACATATCAGAGTGAAAAGACTTCTTCTTTCAGAAAAAGATAGAGTTGGAATTGGTACATTTCAACCAAAGGATGAAAAAAACCAAGACTCTACCGAACTTACTGGTGATATAAACTATAGGAAAATTGCCCAATATGGTTCAGATTCAGATCCACGAGCATTTAATTTTGATGGTGAGTTCAATATTGCAAATAGAGGCATTGTCGAGTTTATTGAAATGTTAAAACTTGATGTCGCATTCCTTTATGATTTATTAGGGGCCTCTCAAGAACAGTCAATTAAGCCCAAGAAATTTGCTCAAACCGATATTGATGAAGTTATTTTAGGCCATACGAATGAGCCAGAATTTAGAAAGCTTCAAAATAATGAATTTATGGAAGCGCTAAGGGATAGGACTGTTAAAATTGACGTTCCCTACATTACAAGACTCGATCAAGAAGTTAGAATTTATCAAAGAGATTTTAATGCTGAGAAAATTCCCCACGTTCATATTGCTCCACATACACTTGAAATGGCATCTACTTGGGCCGTTTTAACGAGAATGGAAGAACCAAAGAAAACAGATCTTACAAAATTGCAAAAGTTAAAACTATATAATGGAAAAACTCTTCCTGGGTATAATGAAGACAATGTGAAAGAATTAAGAAAAGAAGCTGTAAGAGAGGGGCTAGATGGAATTTCTCCAAGATATATTCAAGATAAAATTTCAAATGCACTAGTTAAAAATTCACATGTAGGTTGTCTTAATCCTTTTATGGTTTTTAATGAGCTAGAGGCCGGTCTCAAGCATCATAGTTTAATCAATTCTTCTGAGAAGCAAGACTCTTTCAAAGAGATGCTCAATACGGCAAGACAAGAGTATGAAGATACCGTGAAAAATGATGTTCAAAAAGCAATTAGTGTAGATGAAACGGCCATACAAACCCTATGTGCAAATTACATAGATAACGTGAAGGCCTATACTCAAAAGGAAAAAGTTCGAAATAAATATTCAAATAGATTAGAAGATGCTGATGAAAGATTCATGAGATCGATTGAAGAGAAAATTGATATACCAGATTCAAGAAAAGAAGATTTTCGACGTGAAATTATGAACTACATTGGAGCATTGGCCATTGAAGGAAAATCATTTGATTATAAAATGAACGAACGACTTCATCGAGCACTCGAACTTAAGCTCTTTGAAGATCAAAAAGACTCAATTAAGCTGACCACAATTATTTCGAAAGTTGTGGATAAAGAAACACAAGAAAAAATTGATGTAATTAAATCTCGGCTCATTAAAAACCATGGATATTGTGAAATTTGTGCTACAGATGCTCTCAACTTTGTTGCCAGTATCTTTGCCAAAGGCGATTCGACGAAGTCGTAA
- a CDS encoding DUF444 family protein: MGHPIKQDHSRFKKIVKGKIRENLKKYVSGGEMPVPKGDGVFKVPMPQINTPRFKFGGKQQGGVGHGEGQPGDPVDGQKDPNGQPGQGEAGEGEGNKELEIELTDVELANILGDELELPKIEPKGQKSMQSQSEKYTTIGIVGPDSLKHFKRTYKEALKREISTGTYDPNNPIIVPRRSDFRYRSSDTTIEYENSAVVIYMMDVSGSMGDEQKEIVRTESFWINIWLKSQYKDIEIRYIIHDATAKEVDEQTFFNTRESGGTLISSAYKLCHEIIKEDYNPSEWNIYPFHFSDGDNWSSDDTKLCLELLENEIIPASNVFCYGQVESRYGSGQFFKDLKGKFSEEHEEVILSKIKNKDAILDSIKDFLGKGK; the protein is encoded by the coding sequence ATGGGACACCCCATTAAACAAGACCATTCACGATTTAAAAAAATTGTGAAAGGTAAAATTAGAGAGAATTTAAAAAAATATGTTTCAGGTGGAGAGATGCCTGTCCCCAAAGGGGATGGCGTTTTCAAAGTTCCTATGCCTCAAATAAATACTCCAAGATTTAAGTTTGGCGGCAAACAACAAGGTGGTGTAGGACACGGTGAAGGTCAACCAGGGGATCCCGTAGATGGACAAAAGGATCCAAATGGACAACCTGGACAAGGTGAAGCAGGTGAGGGAGAAGGAAATAAAGAACTTGAAATAGAACTTACTGATGTTGAGCTTGCAAATATTTTAGGAGATGAATTAGAACTTCCTAAAATCGAGCCTAAGGGACAAAAATCCATGCAATCCCAATCAGAGAAATATACCACAATTGGGATTGTTGGGCCTGATTCTTTAAAACACTTTAAGCGGACTTATAAAGAAGCTTTAAAACGAGAAATTTCAACCGGAACTTATGACCCAAATAATCCCATAATTGTACCTAGAAGAAGTGATTTTAGATATCGGTCATCTGATACCACAATAGAATATGAAAATTCGGCCGTAGTCATTTATATGATGGATGTTTCTGGATCAATGGGTGATGAACAAAAAGAAATTGTTAGAACTGAAAGTTTTTGGATCAACATTTGGTTAAAGTCGCAATATAAAGATATCGAAATTCGATACATCATCCATGATGCTACAGCTAAAGAAGTAGATGAACAAACATTTTTCAACACTCGTGAAAGTGGAGGAACATTGATTTCATCGGCCTATAAACTTTGCCATGAAATTATCAAAGAAGACTATAACCCAAGTGAATGGAATATTTATCCCTTTCACTTTTCCGATGGTGACAACTGGTCTTCTGATGATACAAAACTTTGCTTAGAACTTCTCGAAAATGAAATCATTCCCGCTTCAAATGTTTTTTGCTACGGACAAGTTGAAAGTCGATATGGTTCTGGCCAATTTTTTAAAGATTTAAAAGGAAAATTTTCTGAAGAACATGAGGAAGTCATCCTATCTAAGATTAAAAACAAAGACGCCATTCTCGATTCAATAAAAGACTTTTTAGGCAAAGGGAAATAG